Sequence from the Flavobacteriales bacterium genome:
ACCGTTCAGTTCTTTATTCTCTGAGACAAGTTTCTGAGCTTTCCCGAACCCCAAAACCATACAGGCCGTGGCATAGGCGTCTGCTGTCATACAATCGTTGGCAATGATGGTGGCACTCAAAACGTCTGTCATTGCCGGAAATCCTGTTCTTGGGTTCAGTGAATGACCATACTTCACACCATCGATCTCCACAAATTTCCGGTAGTTGCCAGAAGTTGCCATTGCCTTATCGTTCAGGTTAATAGATATCGTAGCCTCATGACTGACGCTGCCTTCATTCGGCTCATCTATTCCAACCGACCACTCACCGTCTGGTTTCCTGCCTGAAGCTCGAAGTTCTCCACCAATTTCCACCAAGTAATCATAGATTCCCAGACTTTCGAGATAACGAGAGACCACATCGACCGAATAGCCTTGCGCAATAGCATTCACATCCAACTGAACATTGGAATCGATTTTCACATAGTCCGAACCGTCCAAACGGATCAAGTTCATTCCAACATGCGCAAGCACGCTATCCACATCTGCTGAATCGACATGCGAAGTACTCCAATCCCGCTCGAACCAATATTTCATCAATGGACTGACCGTGATATCCAATGCACCATCTGTTGCCGCGTTGATCTCCAATGCGCGGTTCACCACTTCTTTGAACATCTGAGGCTGCTCCAGACCAGCGGTCTCATTTCGGTTCCACTTGCTGATGTAACTGCTTTTCTGATACGTGGAAAGCACACGGTCGAAAGCCAAAAGCAGGCTATCGATCTGGTACTGAACATCTGCACCGTTGGTGTAGTAAATTATCGAATATGTGGTTCCCTGTGTATAACCAGTTGCCTGTTTGCGAGTGGCACCAGCACAACCGAAGAGAACCAATGCGGCCAAGGCAAGTATTGAATTTCTCATTGCGGCAAATTTAACCTTACGCAGCCAAGCACATATACTGAAAATGAAAAGCCCCGCCACTTGCGTGACGGGGGCTTCTTTTTGGTCTTCATTTCTTAGTGAGCTGCCTCTGCTTCTGTTGCCGTTTCCGTAGCAGTTTCGGTCGTATCTGTTGATGCGCCATGCAACGGTTCAACTTCCACAGATTCTGGAGCTACTTCTGTAGTTTCTACCGATTGATTTTCCTCAGTAGTGGCAGTTGATGAGCAAGCTGCCAAGCTCAAAGTTGCTATTGCAACCAAGAACATTTTTGTTGTTTTCATTTGTTAGAGAATGATTAATAATTCGCGTCAAAAGTAGATAGCCGAATGATCTGTTTTACAATTCGGACCCGTTCCGAAATAATATTTCAACGCTGATTATCAATCAGTTATACGAACAACCTTTACGAATCTCGACAGATAATAGTCGTAAGAATCCAATGCGGTGACAATAATGCCACGTGCATTACTGGTGGCGCTATGGATGAACTGAAGGGGCTCGCCTGATTCGCTTACCACAATTCCAGCATGTCCAACAGGACGCTTTTTCTTATCCCTTCCTGCAAAGAGAATGATATCGCCTTTTTGGCAACTGTCCAAGGGAATCTCTGAACCGATGTTCGCCAATTCGGCTGTGGAACGCGGCAGCTCAACCCCGAATTTGGAATACACATAGCCCACAAATCCGCTGCAATCAAACCCTTCGGGCGAACAGCCACCATATTTATATGGAACTCCTATAAGCGACTCGGCCAAATGGATCATGGAATCAACCTCGAAAACACTCGCGACCGAATCCATTGACAATGAATCAACCTCCTGTGCATTTGCAGCAGAAAGACCCGAAATCAGGAAACCGATAAGAATTACACTTCGCATCACTCAAAACTATCGGCTTCTAAACAAAAAAAGCGGCCCAAAATTGGGCCGCTTTGAACATTCAATTGTTTATCGTTATCCACCGAAGTCATCGAACGATACGTTCTCTGGTGGAACTCCCCAGTCATCGCACATCTTGATGACCGCTTGGTTCATCATCGGTGGTCCACAGAAGTAGAACTCGATCTCCTCTGGTGCATCGTGATGTTTCAGATACTGATCGATCACTGCATTGTGAACGAACCCAACGAAGCCATCACCTTCCGGATCATTGATGTCTTTCTTCACCTTCCAGTTATCCTCAGGTTTGGCATCCGAAAGCACCATGTAGAAATTGAAGTTCGGGAAGTTCTGCTCGATCTCACGGAAATAGTGGATATAGAACAGTTCAGCCCGTGAACGACCACCGTACCAATAAGAAACTTTTCTTCCTGTCTTCAGGGTTTTAAAGAGGTGATAAATGTGCGAACGCATTGGCGCCATACCTGCTCCACCACCGATATAAAGCATTTCCGCTTCTGTCTCCTTGATGAAGAATTCACCATAAGGTCCTGAAATGGTACACTTATCACCAGGCTTCAAGTTGAAAATGTAAGACGAAGCGATACCTGGGTTGATGTCAGCCCACGTGTTCTTGGCTCTGTCAAAAGGTGGAGCCGCAACACGCACGTTCAGCATGATGTTTCTTCCTTCCGCTGGGTAAGATGCCATCGAATAGGCACGTACCACTTCTTCGTCATTCTTCATCACCAGATGACGCATGGCAAACGGACCTTCAGCCCAATCAGACTCAAATTTATCAGGCTCTCCTGGGTGATCTTTTGGATGCGCCTTGATGTCCATATCAGAGAACTTCACCTCGCATGGTGGAATCTTGATCTGAATGTAACCTCCCGCTTCGTAGTGCATCTCTTCTGGGATTTCCACCACGAATTCCTTGATATAGGTCGCCACATTGTAGTTGGAAACTACCGTTGCCTCCCACTCCTTGATACCGAAGATCTCTTCTGGGATGCCGATCTTCATATCCTGCTTGATCTTTACTTGGCAACCCAATCTCCAATGGTCTTGTATCTGCTTACGCGAGAAATAAGGCGTTTCGGTAGGAAGGATCTCTCCTCCACCTTCGAATACTTGGCACTTACATTGTGCGCAGGTACCACCACCGCCACAGGCTGATGGCAAAAAGATCTTATTGTTTCCCAAGGTGGCGAGAATACTGCCCCCTGACTCGACCTCTACTTCCTTCTCGCCATTGATAAGCACCTTTACAGGACCTGAGGGTGCCAATTTGGCCTTTGCGAAAAGCAGTGTAGAGACCAGTAGAATAATGACCAGCAGGAACACAATGACGCTGGTAGCAATTACTGTAGATGTTGATAGAAGAACCATGCTTTGCTTAGATCTCTGTTAAAGTTTGATACCCATAAAACTCATGAAGGCAATGCCCATCAATCCCGTAAGGATGAAGGTGATACCCAAACCACGGAGTGGACCAGGAACACTTGAGTAACGGATTTTTTCGCGAATAGCAGCGATGGCCACAATGGCCATGAACCAACCAATACCTGAACCCACACCGAAAGCCGTGGCTTCACCGATGTTGGCATATTGACGTTCTTGCATGAAAAGCGCACCTCCAAGAATGGAGCAGTTTACCGCAATAAGCGGAAGGAAAATACCGAGTGATGAATACAACGCTGGCGCGAATTTCTCAACGGCCATTTCCACCAACTGCACCATGGCGGCAATGATGGCGATGAACATGATGAAGCTGAGGAAGCTCAGATCCATGGTGGCCAAACTTGGACTCAACCATGCCAAAGCGCCTTCCTTCAACATGTAGTTCTCCATCAGGTAGTTCACCGGAACCGTGATGCCGAGTACGAAGATCACCGCAGCACCGAGACCGACACCTGTCTTCACCGTTTTACTTACGGCCAAGTACGAACACATGCCCAAGAAGTAGGCAAAGATCATGTTCTCAATGAAGATGGCCTTTACGATTATATTGATGTATTCCATTTTCTGTAGCTTCTAATTAGTTTCAAGCCGTATGCTTTTTAAGCCTCGATCAATTTCGTGTTTCGTGAACGCTGAACCCAGATGATCACACCGACCGTGATCAACGCCATCGGTGGCAGGATCATCAGACCGTTGTCCACATAACCCAATGCGTAAAGTCCCGATGCTTCGGTTGCCAATGAGCCATCCGAAAGCAATGCTCCCACTTTGTGACCGAAAATGGGGTAGCCCCACAACTTTCCAGAGCCAAGGAGCTCACGGAAAACAGATACGATAATGAGGATAAGTCCGTAACCAAGGCCGTTTCCGATACCGTCCAAGAACGCTGGCCAAGGCTTGTTCCCAAGCGCAAATGCCTCCAAACGCCCCATGATGATACAGTTGGTGATGATAAGACCAACGAATACGGAAAGCGCCTTGCTGATGTCGTAAACAAACGCCTTCAACACCTGATCCACAAGAATTACCAAAGCCGCAACGATCACCAACTGAACAATGATTCGGATACGGTTCGGAATGTAATTCCGCATCAGCGAAACGATAACGTTACCCATGGCCGTCACAAACGTTACCGACAGCGCCATTACAAACGCCTGTTTCACCTGCACGGTAATGGCCAAGGCCGAACAGATACCGAGTACCTGTACCGTGATCGGGTTATCATCATCCAACGGATTACTGATAAGCGCCTTGTTCTTCTTAGAGAACAATGGCTCGCTCGGCTGCTTTACTTTTTCTTCAACTGCTACTTCGCTCATTGTGAAGTTTTTTAGTTCTGTTCTTTAATCAACAACTACGGTTGTATCTACTTTTTCCACATCCAAGGAATCCATGAATGCCACGGCCGCAGAATCTGGCGAAATCTCCTCTCCCAATCCTGAATTTTCTCCAACTCCCATACTTCCACTCGCAGAAGCATCACTCGCCTGCAGCCCCAGAAAATAAGGTTCGTACAACTTAAGCGTACGCATGATCATTTCGGTTACGCCATTACTTGTAATGGTTCCACCAGAGATGGCATCAACTCCGTGAGGACTTCCTTTCGCTCCACCTTTCACAGCTTTGATTCCGGTAAAATCTCCCTTCTCATCAAAAATGGTCTTGCCTTTAAATGGAATCTGGAAGGCAGGCTGTGCGATCTCCGCTCCCAAACCAGGTGTTTCCGACTTGTGATCGAATACGGCACCGACAACCGTCTTGCCGTCAGCGGCAATGGCCAAGTACCCCCAGATAGGTCCCCAAAGTCCTGTTCCTACCAACGGGACAACGTAAAGTTTCTCTCCATCCTTATCGATAACGTACAATGGAAAGTTGACGCCCTTGCCACCGTTAAATGCAGCCAATTCGCTACGGATCTCATCGATATTGCTGAACTCCTGCACGTCCAATTTGGTATAGATGTTCGAAAGACCCGATTTATAATCTTTCAACACATCAATATCAAAAGCGTTCAGTTCGGTTTGCTTCACCTTGCCATCTGCACCGATCACCAATGCCTCTTTCACATACTCATCATAGGCTGTCTCTGCTTCATTTGCAGGAACTTCAATGCCTACTCCCTTGAGGATGTTCTGACGCTTCTCATTGTTCACATTCGCAGTTTGCATCGGCTTCAGGCTTTCGGATGCCAATGCCAAAAGCGTGGCAACGATAACCACCATCACCGTGGCGAAGAGGAATGTGTACTTATTACTGTTTACATCAACCGCCATGATTACGCAGCTTTAACGTTTAGTCTTTTCAATCTTCTCTTAATGTTCGCCTCCACCACGTAGTGATCGATAAGCGGTGCCATCACGTTCATGAACAGAATGGCCAACATGATTCCTTCCGGATAGGCCGGGTTGAACACGCGGATCATAATGGCCATGAATCCGATCAAAAATCCGTAGATCAGTTTTCCCGTGTTGGTCTGTGCGGCCGTTACAGGATCTGTTGCCATGAACACAACTCCGAAGGCGAAACCACCTACCAGCAGATGCTCATACCATGGGAACTGCATCAGGCCATTGGCTCCGAACGCGTTGAAGATCAATCCCATTGCCGAAGCACCAACAACAGCCGAAAGCATGATTCTCCAGCTTGCAATTCCTGTGAAAAGAAGGATGGCCGCTCCAATGAGAACCGCCAAGGTCGAGGTCTCTCCTACCGAACCTGGAATGAATCCAAGGAACATGTCCTGAACCGTGAAACGCAGATGCTCCAGACCGCCTTTCATGGCGGCAAGATCACCCAGCAGCGTTGCTCCCGAAATCGCATCGTTCTCCATGGCTCCGTGAATCCAAACCTTGTCTCCCGACATGAATGTTGGATAGGCGAAGAACAGGAACGCTCTTGCCGTAAGTGCCACGTTCAGAACGTTCATTCCCGTACCACCGAACACCTCTTTTCCGAAAACAACCGCAAATGCCACCGCTACGGCCAACATCCAAAGAGGAATATCAACCGGAACGATCAACGGAATAAGCATCCCTGTCACCAAGTATCCTTCTTCTACGGAGTGTCCTTTGTACATCGCAAAACCGAACTCGATGCCCAGACCGACCGCGTAAGACACCACCACCAACGGAAGCACCTTTACAAGTCCAATGCTGAACATGTCCATGAAGGAGGCCGTGGCCAATTCGCCCAACTCGCGGTAATGCTGATAACCAGCGTTGTACATACCGAAAAGCAGACATGGCAACATGGCCGTGATCACCACGCTCATGGTTCTTTTCAGGTCAATGCCATCGCGGATGTGCGAACCTGAATGCGTCACCTCTTCCGGTGTGAACGCAAAGGTCTCCAACGCATCAATGGCGGTAAGAACCTTATTGTACTTCTCGAACTTGCCCCCTTTCTCAAACGGGGCTTTCATGTTCTGGAAGGCTGTATGCAAAAACTTCATCGTGCCTTATCGTTTATCCACATTCTTGTTCAATGAGCTTCAATCCATCGCGAACGATCTGCTGTGCTGGCGTCTTTGACGTGCACACATATTCGCAAAGCGCAAAGTCCTCATCATCCACCTCGTAAATACCGAGGTTTTCCATCAATTCAATATCGCTGATCATGATCGCCTTCAGCAGGTGCTGCGGGTAGATGTCCATTGGGAATACACTCTCGTACTCGCCTGTGACTACCAGCGCGCGCTTCTCACCATTGGTATTGGTGTCCAACGCATACTTCTTGCCTGACATCAGCCAAGAGAAATAGCTGTGCGACATGGAGAATTTGCCAAAACCGGGGCTTGCCCACCCTTCCGTAATGAAGAACTTGGCGTGGTCGCCTTCTGGGATCACCGTCACTTCCTTATCGTAGAAGCCGAGGTAGCCGTCAGCGCTCACATTCGTACCTGTAAGCACATTTCCGCTGATGTAACGGTTGTTGCCACCGTTCACATCCTTGGCAATGGAAGCAACACTGCTACCTTGAAGGGTGCGCGAATACTTCGGATTGGAAACCGAAGAACCTGCCACCGCCACCACGCGCGTAGCATCATATTTACCTGTTAGGAATGCGTTTCCGATCAACGCCACATCCTGTGCCGTTACCGTAAACACCACTTCACCTTTGTTCAATGGGTCGAGGTGATGGATCTGCACACCCACATTACCAGATGGGTGCGGACCGCTGAACCAGTTTACCTGAACACCTTTCGCGCTTTTCACCACGTTCGAAGTGCTCAACGTGCGGTGCAGATTCAAATGAACCGTACCGTCTGTCAGTTGCTTCAACACTTCCAAACCTGCTTGAAACTCCTTCTCCTTTCCGTTCAGTACAAAATCAACATCAGCAGCCAAAGGCGCGCTGTCGAAACCTGTAATGAAAATGGCTTTCGGGTTGTCACTTGGGCGGGCAACGGTCGCATACGGACGTCTTCTGATGAACGCCCACAGACCACTTTCCAACAATTTCGTCTTCACATCCTCACGGCTCATGGTGGCAGCATCGGCTGTACCAAGCGCTGCGTAGCGTGTCTCCTTGTCACCAAGGATCTTAATACCCAAAATCTTACGCTTGGCACCTCGCACAACTTCCACCACTTCGCCACTTACCGGAGAGGAAACCTTTACCTCAGGATAATCCTTGCTGTAGAACAACGGTGTTCCGGCAAGTACCTCTGCGCCTTCCTTTACCAGCAGTTTTGGGGTGAAATTCTTGAAATCGATCGGTTTGACCATGAATGTGTCGGACCTCTCTGAGTTGCCGATCACTTTGTCGGCCTCACCCTTTAGCGGGATGTTCAGGCCCTTTTTGATCCTGATGTCTTTTGACATGTTTATGCGGATTTCTCGTCCTTAAAATCGCGGGCAAAATTAAGAGAAACCGAATAGGCACTATGACGAATATTGACCACTTATTAATTTAGAACCATTCTAAATAAAACGATTCCTTAACATCAGAATTACCTATGCACATCCTTCAACTTGGTCATTTTAAACAAGGGGAAAAATCTCACGGCTGCGGAGCGCTCAAACGCGCTACAGGAAATAAACGCTGGCTACTTCATCATAAACCGCCCACCCCGTATAACGTACGGAACGCCATCAATGGTAATCTCATCTCCTTCACGCTTCAGCGCGAGATCCAGAATGTCATCTTCCATCGTATGCACAGACCCTTTGGTTCTTCTGGCAAGGTCTAAATACTGTGTATTGATAGGCTTTTTCACTCCGAAAAGATCCATTCCGCAAACGATCACCTTCACAGGTTTATCGATCTTGCTCATAAAGGAATAATCGCGCATATCCGCCCAATTGTCTGCCAGCATCACCACCTGTTTGGTCTTCGGATACTTCTCCAATCCTTTTATGACCGATTCAACGTTATTCTCTGGCGTATCGCCACCGAAACCATTGCTTATACACTTGAAAGCGTAGTTGGTGATCGTATCAATGGAATTCGTTTTGCACAGGTAAACCCCGCCTACCCTTCCAGCGCGCTTCAGGTAGTCAGGCGTCATATCTCCATCGTTGAAAAACGAGAAGTTCAGCATCTGTTTATTGTGCTTCAGATGCAGCCAAGTAAAAACCTGGATGTAATAGGGAGACATGCTTCCGGTAAGATCCACACAGATCAACTCCTCGTCAAATTTGATGTGTTTCTCCAGAATCGGGAACAGCGAGGTATCACCGATGCTCTCAACCGAAAGGTCTCCGAACATCGACTCAGGAGATTCAGGCTTGTAAAAGGGCACCTTCAGATACTTGATCACAATGCCGTGGAACAGTTTCTTGGCACCATCCTCTGTGGCATAACCCAGTTGCTCCACGAAATTCCAATCGACCATCTTTTGGTTGAACACATCCGGGCACAGGAAATACAGCTCCGCCACCCGTTTCTTGTTCAGTATATCCTGAACGTCCTCGTTCTTGAAATCGGTGTACACCACATCCACACTCAGAATGTTGCAGCCACCTTCATTCAGTTCGGCCGCATCTTCAGGGTTCAGTATCTGTGCGCTGCCGTAGTTCATTCGCAGGGTCACGGTCTTCACCTTATCGCTCTCATCCTTTCGCATCTCATAGAGCCTTACCTTGGTGGTATCCACCTTCAGGTTAATGTTCATATCAACCCGCATGCTCGCGTCCTGAGCGTAGGTTAATTGAAAAGAAGAAATACAGAAAATGAAAGCGATGGCTGCAACCGCAGCGCGAAAAGTAGAGGTATCCATGGCAGGTAGTTTGTGGAATTACTCCATCACAAACGCCAACAGAACAGCAAATATTATTTTAAAGCGTGACTCTTACCGTTTATTACAGGCTACCGGGTGGAGCTTCACTCATAATTGCCAATATCTCCTCCCACACTCCGTTACTCCTATCTTTGCCGCCCGATATGCGCAACGCCTTTACCTTTTTCCTTTTCACCGTTTCCCTTTTTCCCCTTCTGACGCTTGCGCAGGATGATGAATACTTCAACGACAGCTATCTGCGCTATGAGGACCGCACCTACCTGCCCAACATCAAAACCGTGCAGATCGGGGTTAAGAATGTGGATCTGAGCATGCCTGTCATTGCCTTGGGCGGGGGCGAGATACTCGAAGTTTCCTTCGATGACCTCAATGGTGCCTATCAGGATTACACCTACACCGTGGTGCATTGCGACCGCAACTGGGTGCCTACCGATATTCCGCAGAGCGAGTACATCAACGGCTTTTTGGAGCGCAATATCATGCAGTACAACTTCTCCATGAATACCGTGCAGCGGTACATCCATTACAGCTTTTCCTTTCCAGATAGCAACTTCAACCTCAAGGTCTCCGGCAATTACGTCCTTATCGTCTATCGCGACTTCAACCGCGAGAAACCCATCTTCACCCGCAGGTTCCGTGTGTATGAGGATCTGGTACAGATCAACGCGCAGGTGCGTCTGCCTATGATCATCAACCAACGGCTCACCCATCATCAGATAGATGTGGAGATCAATCATGCCGATTACGAGATCCGAAACCCCATGCGCGACATTGCGCTGCACATTCAACAGAATTACCGCTGGGACAACATCAAGACCGACCTCAAACCCATCTTCATCAAAGAAGGACTGCTTACGTATGATAATATGGGAGGTGTTTCCTTCGAAGGCAGCAACGAGTTCCGTTGGGTGGACACGCGGAGCCTTCGTTACCAGCAGTCCAATGTCAGCGGCATCTGGTACGACCCCGACTCCATGAAGAACCACGTCTTCCTTATCCCCGACAAGGTTTTCAGCAAAGAGCGTTACATCACCGAACCCGACATCAACGGGGCCTTTTACATTGATGTCCGCGAAGGTTTCGACCCAACTACCGATGCAGATTATGCTCAGGTCCACTTCCAGCTCAAATACCCCGAGCCCGTGCTTGATGGCGGTCTCTACCTCTTCGGTGGCCTTACCGAGTGGCAGATAAAACCCGAATACCGGCTCGAATACAGCTATCGCGATGGTGTGTACGAAACCTCGGCCTATCTCAAGCAGGGGTATTACAATTACCAGTACATCTACCTAAAGGATGGCGAGACCGAAGGCTCCACCGAACTCACCGAAGCCTCCTTCTACAACGCCCGCCAGCTCTACACCTTCTACCTCTACCATAAGCAGATGGGCTCGCGCTACGACCGTCTTATCGGACACACCATTATCGCCTCGCCTTAGGTCAGAAAATCGTTCTTGGCGACTGTACGTCAGCTTTTCAGTTGACATTTTTCGGCAACGGTTAATAAAAATGATCGTTTATTTGTCACAGCGCACTTCGCTATGACCAAGGTTTCAAACGGCATAAAGGTGACCACAAGGGTTCGGTTCAAGGAGGAATACTCGGAACCGGACAAGAACTACTTTGTGTTCTTCTACCGCATCACGGTCGAAAACCAGAACGTCTTTGAAGTACAGCTTCTCCGCAGACATTGGGACATCTTCGACAGCAACGGCATCAAGACCGTTGTAGAGGGTGAAGGTGTGGTGGGTGAGAAACCCGTGCTTGCCCCTGGCGAAACATACTCTTACGAAAGCGCCTGCAATCTCGAATCGGGCATTGGCCGAATGGGCGGCTTCTATCAAATGATGCGTACGGAGAACGGGGTTCTCTTTCAGACAGACATTCCCGAATTCGTGCTGGAAGTGCCGTACATGCTCAACTGAGTTTTAAGCTGTAATTCCAATTAGGTCATTCTTCTCTGCGCCATCATTCCAAACCTTGGAGGTCTCTACATGTCTGGCAGCCGACCTCACAGCATCCGAAACATTACCTTCGTCAGCATGAAGCAATGGCTAACGGACACTTTCGTTTCAGGCACCTTCTACACAAATAAGTGAAGTGGAATTCACAATCATCGCAGCGTAACGCATGAACAGAATTGTAACGCTTTTCGGCAATGTGTTTTTTGAAGTGGTCATCATGCTGGCATTCATCATCAGCATCAATAACTACTTCGGAAATCAAGAGAATTACATCCTTTCCGATGGCATCGGCTACTACGATCATCTCCCCTCCGCGTTCATTCATCACGATCTGGTTAGGAATGACGCACCCATAGAGGTTGACCCTCATAAATACGAACGGATCAAAGCTTTGGGAGCTCCCGGAGGATACGTACCCTACAAGGAGTTCATGGTAAACAAATATGCGGTGGGCACAGCACTCCTTGAATCCCCGTTTTTTCTCGCCACATGCGTGAAGAAGAGTATGGAAGGGGATGTTGGAGATGGCTACGGAACTGACTACCAGAAAGCCATCTTTTGGTCAACGCTTTTTTACCTCTTCCTCACACTGCTGTTCCTGTCAAAACTGCTGCAACTCTACGAAGTTTCGCCTTGGGCCATCCGATTCATTCAGATACTGCTGGTATTTGCAACTCCCATCACGCATTATGCGAATGCAGAGGCAAGTTTCAGCCATGTTTACTCCCTCTTTGCCATCACGGCATTCATGTATTTCGCCAAAGATGCGCTGAACCGTTTCCGCGTCAGTTCACTCATATTGGCGGGGCTCATATTCGGACTCGTAATAAGCATCCGACAGCTCAATCTGCTGGTCATACTCATGCTTCCGTTCCTCGCGGGGTCGATGAGCAACCTCTTGAGTGCACTTACACACTGGTTCCAACATTTCCGGTATGTTGTACTCAGCGCAGCCGCTGCCTTGGCTGTTATTTCTGTTCAATTGTTTGTTTGGTACCTGCAAACGGGCCATTGGTTCGTGTACAGCTATCAAGGTGAGTCGTTCAATTTTGTCGATCCGCATTTCATCGACATCCTCTTCAGTTACCGGAAAGGACTGTTCGTTTACACACCGGTTCTCATGGTCTCGTTGCTTGCAATGGTCTGGTGGTTCGTCCAGAAAAAGGTCTTTCTCGCCACTTCATGGATCTTCTACTTCGTCACCATAACATACGTGCTGTCATCTTGGTGGTCGTGGTACTACGGTTGCAGTTACGGGTTGCGGGCATACATAGATTACTTCGCGTTCTTCTTCATCCCAATAGGAATTCTGCTCACGCGGTCGGCCTGGTATTTTTCGTTGCCAGTTGCCGTTCTCATGTTGGCGTGCATACCAGTTAATGCGATTCAAACCAAACAGTACAAGGCGTACATCCTGAATTGGATGGACATGGACAAGGAAAAATATTGGAAAGTATTTCTACGAACCGAACCCCAATTTGAAGGTCTGACCTGGAAAGAAGCGGTCGATCTGTCACAGTTCAATATCACCCACACGGCCAAACTCGGCAAAACGGTGGTGCCAGAAAAGCCGGAAACCGCAGGCATGCACTACAACCTTTCTGAGGTTCCCGATTTTCAGAATGTGGATGCCATACAGGTTCTGCTTTACAATGACTTCAACCGTGGAAATGACCTTGACGTGGTCTTCGAGATAAACGAGGTGGAACCTAAGGTCAATCGTGTTTGGGACCATCGGTATCTTATTCAGTTTGCAGACGAGGAGTTCGGCAAGCCGCAGATGGGACAATACCTGTTCAGGTTCGGGAGGATGAATGACACCAACGAGAAAAAGGTGGTACTCTACTTCCACGATGGATCCATGACCACAGAACTGGACAGTGTCCAACTCCGGTTTCTGTCAAGAAAATAGACTGCGGGACGTGTCACGATCAGTTTAATACAT
This genomic interval carries:
- the apaG gene encoding Co2+/Mg2+ efflux protein ApaG translates to MTKVSNGIKVTTRVRFKEEYSEPDKNYFVFFYRITVENQNVFEVQLLRRHWDIFDSNGIKTVVEGEGVVGEKPVLAPGETYSYESACNLESGIGRMGGFYQMMRTENGVLFQTDIPEFVLEVPYMLN
- a CDS encoding DUF5103 domain-containing protein, giving the protein MRNAFTFFLFTVSLFPLLTLAQDDEYFNDSYLRYEDRTYLPNIKTVQIGVKNVDLSMPVIALGGGEILEVSFDDLNGAYQDYTYTVVHCDRNWVPTDIPQSEYINGFLERNIMQYNFSMNTVQRYIHYSFSFPDSNFNLKVSGNYVLIVYRDFNREKPIFTRRFRVYEDLVQINAQVRLPMIINQRLTHHQIDVEINHADYEIRNPMRDIALHIQQNYRWDNIKTDLKPIFIKEGLLTYDNMGGVSFEGSNEFRWVDTRSLRYQQSNVSGIWYDPDSMKNHVFLIPDKVFSKERYITEPDINGAFYIDVREGFDPTTDADYAQVHFQLKYPEPVLDGGLYLFGGLTEWQIKPEYRLEYSYRDGVYETSAYLKQGYYNYQYIYLKDGETEGSTELTEASFYNARQLYTFYLYHKQMGSRYDRLIGHTIIASP
- a CDS encoding Na(+)-translocating NADH-quinone reductase subunit A, which codes for MSKDIRIKKGLNIPLKGEADKVIGNSERSDTFMVKPIDFKNFTPKLLVKEGAEVLAGTPLFYSKDYPEVKVSSPVSGEVVEVVRGAKRKILGIKILGDKETRYAALGTADAATMSREDVKTKLLESGLWAFIRRRPYATVARPSDNPKAIFITGFDSAPLAADVDFVLNGKEKEFQAGLEVLKQLTDGTVHLNLHRTLSTSNVVKSAKGVQVNWFSGPHPSGNVGVQIHHLDPLNKGEVVFTVTAQDVALIGNAFLTGKYDATRVVAVAGSSVSNPKYSRTLQGSSVASIAKDVNGGNNRYISGNVLTGTNVSADGYLGFYDKEVTVIPEGDHAKFFITEGWASPGFGKFSMSHSYFSWLMSGKKYALDTNTNGEKRALVVTGEYESVFPMDIYPQHLLKAIMISDIELMENLGIYEVDDEDFALCEYVCTSKTPAQQIVRDGLKLIEQECG